Proteins encoded by one window of Vitis riparia cultivar Riparia Gloire de Montpellier isolate 1030 chromosome 11, EGFV_Vit.rip_1.0, whole genome shotgun sequence:
- the LOC117925087 gene encoding transcriptional corepressor LEUNIG-like isoform X5, producing the protein MRNTRRLLHLTLSMLKCQTQLIKARELQQQQQQQQQQQQQQHQKPQQQQQQQMQMQQLLLQRHVQQQQQQQQQRRDGTQILNGSGNGLVSNDALMRQNPATANTLATKMYEERLKLPLQRDPLDDAAMKVQRFGDNMGQLLDPNHASLLKSAAVSGQPGQTLHGAPGGISGNLQQVQSRNQQLQVSSDIKSEMNPMMNPRAAGPEGSLIGVHGSNQGGNNLTLKGWPLTGLDQLRSGILQQHKSLIQPSQPFHQLQLQQQLLLQAQQNLASPSASDLECRKLRMLLNSRNSLGKDGQLNTVGDVVANVGSPMQVGCPVLPRGDTDMLIKLQQQQLQNSNQQQQQYLQHPLSSQQSQSSNHHLLHQQDKMIGSGSIGLDGSMSNTFRGNDQTSKGQIGRKRKQPVSSSGPANSSGTGNTAGPSPSSAPSTPSTHTPGDVISMPTLSHNGGSSKSLLMYGSDGMGTHTSAPNQLADVDRFVDDGSLDDNVESFLAHDDGDPRDTVGRSVDGSKGFSFSEVRCITASTSKVECCHFSSDGKLLATGGQDKKAVLWCTESFTAKSRLEEHSQMITDIRFSPSMPRLATSSADKTVRVWDVDKPVYSLRTFTGHSTNVTSLDFHPNKDDLICSCDGNGEIRYWSITNGSCTRVFKGGMNHMRFQPRHGRYLAAAAECVVSILDVETQACRQKLQGHKNHVSVCWDSSGGYLATVSEELVKVWTVGSGGKAAECIHELHYSGNKFNSCAFHPTYTSLLVIGCFQSLELWNVAENKTMTLPAHDKLISSLAVSNVTGLVASASHDNCVKLWK; encoded by the exons ATGAGAAACACTCGGAGGCTGCTGCATCTTACATTGAG CATGTTGAAATGTCAGACTCAATTAATCAAGGCACGGGAactgcagcagcagcagcaacaacaacaacaacagcagcagcagcagcatcaGAAACCTcagcaacagcagcagcagcagatgCAAATGCAGCAGCTTTTATTGCAGAGGCATGTTCAGCAACAacaacagcagcagcaacagcgGAGAGATGGGACCCAGATTCTAAATGGCTCTGGCAATGGGCTTGTTAGCAATGATGCTCTTATGAGGCAGAACCCTGCAACTGCAAATACCTTGGCAACAAAGATGTATGAGGAAAGATTAAAGCTTCCACTTCAGAGGGATCCCTTGGACGATGCAGCTATGAAGGTG CAGAGGTTTGGTGACAATATGGGCCAGCTTCTTGATCCAAACCATGCCTCACTGTTGAAATCAGCTGCAGTCAGTGGCCAACCAGG GCAGACACTGCATGGTGCACCTGGAGGCATTTCTGGGAATCTTCAGCAAGTTCAAAGTCGGAATCAACAACTTCAAGTTTCCTCG GACATAAAGAGTGAGATGAATCCAATGATGAATCCCAGGGCTGCTGGTCCAGAAGGATCATTGATTGGAGTTCATG GATCAAATCAAGGTGGTAACAATCTAACTCTGAAAGGATGGCCACTAACC GGACTGGACCAGCTTCGATCTGGGATTCTTCAGCAGCACAAGTCTTTGATACAGCCTTCTCAGCCCTTTCATCAACTTCAACTACAGCAACAACTTCTTCTTCAAGCACAGCAAAACTTGGCATCCCCATCTGCCAGTGATTTGGAATGCAGAAAATTGAGAATGCTTCTTAATAGTCGGAATTCACTTGGGAAGGATGGCCAATTAAATACTGTTGGTGATGTAGTTGCAAATGTTGGATCACCAATGCAAGTCGGTTGCCCTGTTTTGCCTCGTGGAGACACAGATATGCTGATCAAg TTACAGCAGCAACAACTGCAAAACAGCAATCAACAGCAGCAACAATATCTGCAGCATCCACTTTCTAGTCAGCAGTCTCAGAGTTCAAATCATCACCTCCTCCATCAGCAAGATAAAATGATTGGTTCTGGAAGCATTGGGTTGGATGGTAGCATGTCAAATACGTTCCGAGGAAATGATCAG ACTTCAAAAGGTCAAATTGGGCGAAAGAGAAAGCAGCCAGTGTCATCTTCAGGTCCTGCCAATAGCTCAGGAACTGGAAACACAGCTGGACCATCCCCAAGTTCAGCACCATCAACACCTTCAACTCACACACCAGGAGATGTAATCTCAATGCCAACTTTGTCGCATAATGGTGGTTCCTCTAAGTCTTTACTTATGTATGGATCTGATGGTATGGGCACACATACCTCAGCACCAAATCAACTG GCTGATGTGGATCGATTTGTTGATGATGGATCTCTTGATGATAATGTTGAGTCATTTTTAGCTCATGATGATGGAGACCCTAGAGATACGGTTGGTCGAAGTGTGGATGGCAGCAAAG GTTTTTCATTTTCGGAAGTCCGGTGTATTACTGCAAGTACAAGTAAAGTTGAATGTTGTCACTTCTCTTCAGATGGAAAACTGCTTGCCACTGGTGGGCAGGATAAAAAG GCTGTATTATGGTGCACAGAGTCTTTTACGGCTAAGTCTAGACTTGAAGAACATTCTCAAATGATTACGGATATCCGTTTCAGTCCAAGCATGCCGCGACTTGCAACATCTTCAGCTGACAAAACTGTCAGGGTTTGGGATGTTGATAAA CCAGTCTACTCACTACGTACTTTTACTGGACATTCCACCAATGTTACATCGCTAGACTTCCACCCTAATAAAGATGACCTTATCTGCTCTTGTGATGGTAATGGTGAGATACGATATTGGAGTATCACCAATGGTAGTTGTACTAGGGTCTTCAAG GGTGGAATGAACCATATGAGGTTTCAACCTCGCCATGGAAGGTATCTGGCTGCTGCTGCAGAGTGTGTGGTTTCCATACTTGATGTGGAAACCCAGGCCTGCAGACAAAAATTACAG GGCCATAAAAACCATGTTTCTGTGTGTTGGGATTCTTCTGGCGGCTATCTGGCAACTGTCAGTGAGGAGTTGGTTAAAGTTTGGACAGTTGGTTCTGGGGGCAAAGCAGCGGAATGCATTCATGAGTTGCACTATAGTGGCAACAAATTCAATTCCTGTGCTTTCCATCCCACTTATACCTCTTTGTTGGTCATTGGCTGTTTCCAG TCTCTGGAGCTTTGGAACGTGGCAGAGAACAAGACAATGACACTACCAGCGCACGACAAACTAATTTCTTCATTAGCAGTATCGAACGTCACTGGTTTAGTAGCTTCAGCTAGTCATGACAACTGTGTCAAGTTGTGGAAGTGA